One region of Campylobacter concisus genomic DNA includes:
- a CDS encoding TRAP transporter large permease, with product MAGLIMFIAALLMLGIGFPVAFTFGAVSMIFGMIGSIVESIGDGDGLLGSIEVFKDMFNFMPYRIFSIMESRIFIAVPLFVFMGVVLQKSKLAERLLESMGMLFGEIRGGIAISTILVGALLAASTGVVGASVVAMGVISLPVMLKYKYDQALGCGTICAAGTLGQIIPPSIVLIILGDIFSVPVGELFHQAIIPGLTLVAVYIIYILIVAYLKPDTAPVVKDESGVSKFKQIMRALIAIFPPLLLVICVLGSIFAGIATPTESSAFGCVGAIILAIFYRTFSFSMIKEALAESVKTTALVFAILVGATAFSMVFSYTGGDEIVEKFMTNLPGEKWGFIIFSMVVIFVLGFFIDFVEISYIVLPILVPIAAKLGINPIYLAILVAMNLQTSFLTPPFGFSLFFLRSVAPAEIKTTAIYKGVVPYIFIQLAVLVFFCVFLMELKPMLDASHGGLLNFLLSLFK from the coding sequence ATGGCTGGTTTGATAATGTTTATAGCTGCGCTTTTGATGCTAGGCATTGGCTTTCCAGTAGCCTTTACCTTTGGTGCGGTTTCTATGATATTTGGCATGATTGGTAGTATTGTTGAGAGTATTGGAGACGGAGATGGGCTACTTGGAAGTATCGAAGTTTTCAAAGATATGTTTAACTTCATGCCATATAGAATTTTCTCTATCATGGAGAGTAGAATTTTTATAGCAGTTCCACTTTTTGTATTTATGGGCGTCGTGCTTCAAAAGTCAAAACTAGCTGAGAGGCTACTTGAGAGTATGGGTATGCTTTTTGGAGAAATTCGCGGAGGCATTGCTATTAGCACTATCTTGGTTGGAGCACTTCTTGCAGCTTCAACTGGTGTTGTTGGTGCAAGTGTCGTTGCAATGGGCGTTATAAGCTTACCTGTTATGTTAAAGTATAAATACGACCAAGCGCTAGGTTGTGGCACTATATGTGCCGCTGGTACGCTTGGACAGATCATTCCACCTTCTATCGTGCTAATTATCTTGGGTGATATATTTTCAGTGCCAGTTGGTGAGCTTTTTCATCAAGCCATCATCCCAGGACTCACGCTAGTAGCAGTTTATATCATTTATATTTTGATTGTTGCTTATTTGAAACCAGATACCGCACCAGTAGTAAAAGATGAGAGCGGTGTTAGTAAATTTAAGCAGATCATGAGAGCACTAATCGCTATCTTTCCGCCACTTTTACTGGTTATTTGCGTATTGGGTTCTATATTTGCAGGTATCGCTACACCAACTGAAAGTTCAGCTTTTGGCTGCGTCGGAGCCATTATTTTAGCTATTTTTTATAGGACATTTTCATTTTCTATGATAAAAGAGGCATTGGCTGAAAGCGTAAAAACCACAGCACTTGTCTTTGCCATACTTGTTGGTGCGACAGCCTTTTCTATGGTATTTAGTTACACTGGTGGCGATGAGATTGTTGAAAAATTTATGACAAATTTGCCAGGCGAGAAGTGGGGCTTTATCATTTTTAGTATGGTTGTCATCTTTGTACTTGGCTTTTTTATCGACTTTGTTGAAATTTCATACATTGTGCTTCCTATCTTGGTGCCAATAGCCGCAAAGCTTGGTATAAATCCAATTTATCTAGCAATCTTAGTTGCTATGAATTTACAAACTTCATTTTTGACGCCGCCATTTGGTTTTAGCTTATTTTTCCTAAGGTCAGTCGCACCAGCTGAGATAAAAACGACTGCTATTTATAAAGGCGTTGTGCCTTATATTTTTATTCAGCTTGCTGTACTTGTATTTTTCTGCGTCTTTCTAATGGAATTAAAGCCAATGCTTGATGCGAGCCACGGCGGATTATTAAACTTCTTACTCTCACTTTTTAAATGA
- a CDS encoding TRAP transporter small permease subunit, whose protein sequence is MQKVEKFFDKVGDIVGYICMFVMALMIIDVFFNVVARYFFSYGNVAFQELEWHFFAVIFLLGMSYALKEDAHVRVDIFYAKFSPKNKALVNMIGTVIFVIPFALLVSNLSFEFVSDAYTSAEASADPGGLTHRWIIKALIPFSFYLLVFFAIGFFIRNFNLYKKAKKGE, encoded by the coding sequence ATGCAAAAAGTTGAGAAATTTTTTGATAAGGTTGGCGATATAGTCGGCTATATTTGCATGTTTGTTATGGCTTTGATGATAATAGACGTCTTTTTTAACGTTGTGGCAAGATATTTTTTCTCTTATGGAAACGTTGCATTTCAGGAGCTTGAGTGGCATTTTTTTGCTGTGATATTTTTGCTTGGTATGAGCTATGCATTAAAAGAAGATGCACACGTTAGAGTTGATATATTTTATGCTAAATTTTCACCAAAGAACAAAGCTCTTGTAAATATGATAGGAACTGTTATTTTTGTAATTCCATTTGCACTTTTAGTTTCAAATTTATCGTTTGAATTTGTGAGTGATGCTTATACTTCAGCTGAAGCTAGTGCGGATCCAGGCGGTCTTACTCACAGATGGATCATAAAAGCACTTATTCCTTTTTCTTTTTATCTACTTGTATTTTTTGCGATTGGCTTTTTTATAAGAAATTTTAATCTTTACAAAAAAGCTAAAAAGGGGGAATAA
- a CDS encoding F0F1 ATP synthase subunit C: MKKIVFLILGLAAFAFGADGEMIRSYSVIAGGIGLGLAALGGAIGMGNTAAATISGTARNPGVGSKLMTTMFIALAMIEAQVIYALVITLIVLYANPMLG; encoded by the coding sequence ATGAAAAAGATCGTGTTTTTAATTCTTGGTCTTGCTGCATTTGCATTTGGCGCTGATGGCGAGATGATTAGATCATATTCAGTTATCGCTGGTGGTATTGGTCTTGGCCTTGCAGCCCTTGGTGGTGCTATTGGTATGGGTAATACAGCTGCTGCAACAATTAGCGGAACAGCTAGAAACCCAGGTGTTGGTAGCAAACTTATGACTACAATGTTTATCGCTCTTGCGATGATCGAAGCACAAGTTATCTACGCACTTGTTATTACACTTATTGTTCTTTACGCAAACCCAATGCTTGGCTAA
- a CDS encoding sodium-dependent transporter yields the protein MINEKFSKIGFVLAMAGSAVGLGNAWKFPTMVGNNGGSAFIILYLLLTFAIAFVAFLAELSIGKLGESDVVSSIYKLAPKHKKIWSLSGFFMIGAILIASFYMVVIGWILKYIYLGFSPLLADTKEAAAQFNTLLSNDLSSAIVCFSLVFLMVFFAVSKGVKSGIEKLNIWMMPGLFILLVCILFYAISMGDGFVKAAKFLFVPNFSAITPDVVLQALGLAFFSLSMGVGVIPTYAANLPEQTNLIKSTLSIIFINILIGIIMGLVVFTFIFAYGADSTASGPGLIFISLVTLFAKLGIVGNIMAIAFFVSLLFAGVTSAVSMIEPFAYYLVRKFEISRKMALVYIGIFVYILGLFCIFSYYAQTANIFSIFGKPVFDALDFLTSNIMMPIGAIIFSFFVGYKLKKESLYLLFGEFMGKVFFEIWYFTLRYIVPVAICAIMIYQIAGK from the coding sequence ATGATAAATGAAAAATTTTCAAAAATAGGCTTTGTTCTTGCTATGGCAGGATCGGCTGTTGGACTTGGTAATGCATGGAAATTTCCAACAATGGTAGGAAACAATGGTGGCTCAGCGTTTATAATTTTATATTTACTTCTCACGTTTGCTATCGCTTTTGTAGCGTTTTTAGCGGAGCTTAGCATTGGTAAGCTTGGTGAGAGTGACGTTGTAAGCTCCATTTATAAACTTGCTCCAAAACATAAAAAAATATGGTCCCTTTCAGGCTTTTTTATGATAGGAGCGATACTTATTGCTTCGTTTTATATGGTTGTCATTGGCTGGATATTAAAGTATATTTATCTTGGCTTTTCGCCACTTTTGGCTGATACTAAAGAAGCAGCAGCGCAGTTTAATACGCTTTTATCAAATGATTTAAGTAGTGCTATTGTTTGTTTTAGCTTGGTTTTTTTAATGGTATTTTTTGCTGTTTCAAAAGGTGTGAAAAGTGGCATTGAAAAGCTAAATATCTGGATGATGCCGGGTCTTTTTATACTGCTTGTTTGTATACTTTTTTATGCAATTAGCATGGGTGATGGCTTTGTTAAGGCGGCTAAATTTTTATTTGTGCCAAATTTTAGTGCGATCACGCCAGATGTTGTTTTGCAAGCTCTTGGACTTGCGTTCTTCTCGCTATCTATGGGTGTCGGCGTCATACCGACATACGCTGCAAATTTACCGGAGCAGACAAATCTTATAAAATCAACGCTTTCTATCATCTTTATAAACATATTAATAGGCATTATAATGGGACTTGTGGTCTTTACATTTATATTTGCTTATGGAGCTGATAGTACGGCAAGTGGACCAGGGCTTATTTTCATCTCGCTTGTTACGCTTTTTGCAAAGCTTGGGATAGTTGGCAATATTATGGCCATCGCATTTTTTGTTTCACTTTTATTTGCTGGTGTTACAAGTGCTGTTTCAATGATTGAACCATTTGCTTATTATTTGGTTAGAAAATTTGAAATTTCACGCAAAATGGCTCTTGTTTATATTGGAATTTTTGTCTATATTTTAGGCCTTTTTTGTATTTTTTCATATTATGCGCAGACGGCTAATATCTTTAGTATTTTTGGTAAGCCAGTCTTTGATGCACTTGATTTTCTTACTTCAAATATAATGATGCCAATAGGTGCCATAATTTTTAGTTTTTTTGTTGGCTATAAACTTAAAAAAGAGAGCCTATATCTACTCTTTGGTGAATTTATGGGAAAAGTATTTTTTGAAATTTGGTACTTCACTCTAAGATACATCGTTCCAGTTGCAATTTGTGCCATCATGATCTATCAAATAGCAGGTAAATGA
- a CDS encoding biotin/lipoyl-containing protein produces the protein MAKKFIDVMDTTFRDGFQSVYGARVLMNDFLPALEAAKEAGIEHFEFGGGARFQSLYFYLNEDAFAMMDKFRSIVGPKANLQTLSRGVNTVTLDTGSRELIDLHAKLFKKHGTTTIRNFDALNDVENLKYSGERIAHHGLKHEVVVTMMDLPSGCVGAHDVKFYEKILREILDANIPYHSVCFKDASGTSSPQKVYETIKMARKLLPEKTHIRLHTHETAGVSVACYLAALEAGVDGIDLAASPVSGGTSQPDILTMLHAVKGKNYDLGGLDVEKILKYESVLNDCLKEYFLPPEAVQVSPLIPFSPMPGGALTANTQMMRDNNILDKFPEVILAMREVVQKGGYGTSVTPVSQFYFQQAFNNVMFGKWKKIAEGYGKMVLGYFGKTPVTPDKEIIKLASEQLGLKPTTKHAVDIADKDESKSLAHVKEILKQNNIKTTEENIFIAAACKEKGIAFLKGEAKVNVRKIDPNAKANEGRQTQSGRYSVVVNGSRYNVEVSEGFNDGIQVKSITGVEGKSVKNTKSAAAGATENDIVASLPGAVHKILVSPGDQVKKGQAVVVLEAMKMEIEVKAPKDGVIGSIEVSKGQSVANNQVVAKFK, from the coding sequence ATGGCGAAGAAATTTATCGATGTTATGGATACGACCTTTAGAGATGGCTTTCAGTCAGTTTATGGCGCTAGAGTGCTTATGAATGACTTTTTGCCTGCGCTTGAAGCAGCCAAAGAGGCTGGCATAGAGCATTTTGAATTTGGCGGTGGGGCTAGATTTCAAAGCCTTTATTTTTACCTAAATGAAGACGCTTTTGCGATGATGGATAAATTTAGAAGCATCGTAGGACCAAAAGCAAATCTTCAAACCCTAAGCAGGGGCGTAAATACCGTCACACTTGATACTGGCAGCCGTGAGCTAATCGACCTTCACGCAAAGCTTTTCAAAAAACATGGAACCACCACCATTAGAAATTTTGACGCACTAAATGACGTTGAAAATTTAAAATATTCAGGCGAGAGGATCGCTCATCACGGACTAAAACATGAAGTTGTTGTTACGATGATGGATCTGCCCAGTGGCTGTGTGGGAGCACATGATGTTAAATTTTATGAGAAAATTTTAAGAGAAATTTTAGATGCAAACATCCCTTATCACAGTGTTTGCTTTAAAGATGCAAGTGGCACAAGTAGCCCACAAAAGGTCTATGAAACCATAAAAATGGCTAGAAAATTATTGCCAGAAAAAACTCATATCAGACTTCATACACATGAAACAGCAGGCGTAAGTGTGGCTTGCTATCTTGCAGCGCTTGAAGCCGGCGTTGATGGAATAGATCTAGCCGCAAGCCCAGTAAGTGGTGGTACAAGTCAGCCAGATATCTTAACTATGCTTCACGCAGTAAAAGGCAAAAACTACGATCTTGGCGGACTTGACGTGGAGAAAATTTTAAAATATGAAAGCGTTTTGAATGATTGCTTAAAAGAGTATTTCTTGCCACCTGAGGCCGTACAAGTAAGCCCACTCATACCATTTTCACCGATGCCTGGTGGCGCGCTTACAGCAAATACCCAGATGATGAGAGATAACAACATCTTAGATAAATTTCCAGAGGTTATCCTTGCGATGCGTGAAGTGGTGCAAAAGGGTGGATACGGTACTTCAGTGACTCCTGTTAGCCAGTTTTACTTCCAACAAGCGTTTAATAATGTAATGTTTGGCAAGTGGAAAAAGATAGCTGAGGGATACGGTAAAATGGTGCTTGGCTACTTTGGCAAGACACCAGTTACGCCTGATAAAGAGATCATCAAGCTTGCAAGCGAGCAACTAGGCTTAAAACCAACTACAAAACACGCAGTTGATATAGCTGATAAAGATGAGAGTAAGTCGCTTGCTCACGTAAAAGAAATTCTAAAGCAAAACAATATAAAAACTACCGAAGAAAATATATTTATAGCAGCAGCTTGTAAAGAAAAGGGTATCGCATTCTTAAAAGGCGAAGCCAAAGTAAATGTTAGAAAGATCGACCCAAATGCTAAAGCAAACGAGGGCAGACAAACTCAAAGTGGCAGATATAGTGTCGTTGTAAATGGTAGCCGCTACAATGTCGAAGTAAGCGAAGGTTTTAACGATGGCATCCAAGTAAAATCAATCACCGGAGTTGAAGGCAAGAGCGTAAAAAATACTAAAAGTGCAGCAGCAGGTGCAACTGAAAATGATATCGTTGCTAGCTTGCCGGGTGCTGTGCATAAAATTTTAGTAAGTCCTGGCGATCAAGTCAAAAAAGGGCAAGCTGTAGTCGTGCTTGAAGCAATGAAGATGGAGATAGAGGTCAAAGCCCCAAAAGATGGTGTGATAGGATCTATTGAAGTTAGCAAAGGTCAAAGCGTCGCGAACAATCAAGTGGTGGCTAAATTTAAATAA
- a CDS encoding sodium-dependent transporter has product MMDRFSKVGFVLSIIGAAIGLGNAWKFPYMVGSNGGSAFILIYLFFAFVVGLSIFFAEMAMGKISRLDTVGAFKSLAAKGANSWKFAGVVMVTGLFIASFYTLIIGWVLKYVILSLGELPKDMASSEALFVNFTSKGIEEQILYFSIAFFAYFFILTKGIKSGIERINVYLIPALFILLLLMLGYSFGMNGFDEAAKFLLVPDFSKIDQSAILNALGLAFFTMCIGIGCILTYSSSLGNDTNLFTSSLYVVFANIIISVIIGLIVFTFTYEFGSEPSKGAGLAFISLPTLFAKLGLLGNFLAFAFFTSLFFAGITSVISLVEPFIFFLNKSLGFSRNRSIIIVGAVVYLLGILCALSGIGDFKEALTFFGKSFFDLLDYLSSNIMLPLGGIIFAIFVGYFMKFELLKELFLPYMGEIVFKIWYFLIRFVAPVLVFVVLVREIA; this is encoded by the coding sequence ATGATGGATAGATTTAGTAAAGTTGGTTTTGTTCTATCTATCATTGGAGCAGCTATTGGCCTTGGTAATGCGTGGAAATTTCCATATATGGTCGGTAGTAATGGTGGTTCAGCGTTTATACTTATATATCTATTTTTTGCTTTTGTCGTTGGGCTTAGCATATTTTTTGCCGAGATGGCGATGGGTAAAATTTCTCGTCTTGATACGGTTGGGGCATTTAAAAGTCTAGCTGCAAAGGGGGCAAATTCTTGGAAATTTGCTGGTGTTGTGATGGTGACAGGGTTATTCATCGCATCTTTTTATACGCTCATTATCGGCTGGGTTTTAAAATACGTTATCTTAAGTCTTGGTGAGCTTCCAAAAGATATGGCAAGCTCAGAAGCGCTTTTTGTAAATTTTACTTCAAAGGGCATAGAGGAGCAAATTTTATACTTTAGTATCGCTTTTTTTGCCTACTTTTTTATACTTACAAAAGGTATAAAAAGTGGAATAGAACGTATAAATGTATATCTTATTCCAGCGCTTTTTATTTTGCTTTTGCTTATGCTTGGCTACTCTTTTGGCATGAATGGATTTGATGAGGCGGCTAAATTTTTACTTGTACCTGATTTTTCAAAGATAGATCAAAGCGCTATCTTAAATGCTCTTGGGTTAGCTTTTTTTACGATGTGTATTGGCATTGGCTGCATTTTAACTTACTCATCAAGCCTAGGCAATGATACAAATTTATTTACTTCATCACTTTATGTAGTCTTTGCAAATATAATTATTAGTGTGATTATCGGACTTATAGTTTTTACATTCACCTATGAATTTGGCTCAGAGCCATCAAAGGGCGCAGGGTTAGCGTTTATCTCGCTTCCAACGCTTTTTGCAAAGCTTGGTTTGCTTGGAAATTTCTTAGCTTTTGCATTTTTTACATCTTTATTTTTTGCTGGTATAACATCGGTTATTTCACTAGTTGAACCATTTATATTTTTCTTAAATAAAAGCTTGGGATTTAGTAGAAATAGATCAATTATTATTGTCGGCGCCGTAGTTTATCTTTTAGGGATTTTATGTGCATTAAGCGGCATTGGCGATTTTAAAGAAGCACTTACATTTTTTGGCAAGAGCTTTTTTGATTTGCTTGATTATCTTAGCTCAAACATTATGCTCCCACTTGGTGGCATTATATTTGCCATTTTTGTTGGGTACTTTATGAAATTTGAGCTTTTAAAAGAACTTTTCTTGCCTTATATGGGTGAGATTGTTTTTAAAATTTGGTATTTTTTAATAAGGTTTGTGGCACCAGTTCTAGTTTTTGTGGTGTTAGTAAGGGAGATTGCATAA
- a CDS encoding sodium-dependent transporter, with translation MAKEQFSKIGYVLAVAGSAVGLGNAWKFPYMVGENGGSAFVILYLLITFLVGIPIFMAELSIGKLSESDSVNAFRKLADKNKNLWQLVGILAMVTAAIISSYYIVIIGWVFKYFTLSFTGLPNDIESSKVIFNELLTHGLGEQTLYFVIAFVACFFILSKGVKSGIEKLNVWMMPSLFIMVLIMLIFSMTMNGFTKSAEFLLVPDFSKISFNSLLLALGLAFWTLSLGMAAIITYSASLSDDTNLATSTLSIVFINIVLAIMMGLVIFTFIFEFGAEPSQGPGLVFISLPTLFAKLGVIGQILAVAFFAALIFAGITSAISIVEPFVFFLIREYGISRIKALSIVGAGVFVLGFLCLLSNIENVGDKFMLFGKNFFDFLDFTASNVLLPISGIGGAIFVGYFMKREALYVLFSPYMSDFVFSAWYFLLRYVAPVCVFIIMINKLFF, from the coding sequence ATGGCAAAAGAACAGTTTTCTAAAATAGGTTATGTTTTAGCAGTTGCAGGGTCAGCTGTTGGACTTGGCAATGCGTGGAAATTTCCATATATGGTCGGTGAAAATGGCGGATCGGCATTTGTTATTTTATATCTTTTGATAACGTTTTTAGTTGGCATACCTATCTTTATGGCAGAGCTAAGTATTGGCAAACTTAGTGAGAGCGATAGTGTAAATGCCTTTAGAAAGTTGGCGGATAAAAATAAAAATTTATGGCAACTAGTTGGAATTTTAGCTATGGTAACCGCAGCTATAATCTCATCTTATTATATTGTTATCATCGGCTGGGTCTTTAAGTATTTCACACTATCTTTTACCGGTCTTCCAAACGATATAGAAAGTTCAAAAGTAATATTTAACGAGCTTCTTACACATGGTCTTGGCGAGCAGACGCTTTATTTTGTTATAGCATTTGTAGCTTGCTTTTTTATCCTTTCAAAAGGTGTGAAAAGTGGTATTGAAAAGCTAAATGTTTGGATGATGCCAAGCCTATTTATCATGGTTTTAATCATGCTTATCTTTTCTATGACGATGAATGGCTTTACAAAATCGGCTGAGTTTTTACTTGTTCCTGACTTTAGCAAAATTTCATTTAACTCGCTCTTGCTTGCTCTTGGGCTTGCTTTTTGGACACTATCTCTTGGTATGGCAGCGATCATTACATATTCAGCTAGCCTAAGCGATGATACAAATTTAGCCACTTCTACGCTAAGTATCGTTTTTATAAACATCGTCTTAGCCATCATGATGGGTCTTGTTATCTTTACATTTATATTTGAATTTGGCGCAGAGCCGTCTCAAGGACCAGGACTTGTCTTTATCTCGCTTCCAACGCTCTTTGCAAAGCTTGGTGTGATAGGTCAAATTTTAGCTGTGGCATTTTTTGCTGCACTTATCTTTGCTGGCATTACTTCGGCTATCTCTATCGTAGAGCCGTTTGTATTTTTCTTGATCAGAGAGTATGGCATTAGCAGGATAAAAGCTCTTAGCATAGTTGGAGCTGGTGTTTTTGTATTAGGATTTTTATGTCTTTTATCAAATATAGAAAATGTTGGCGACAAATTTATGCTCTTTGGTAAAAATTTCTTTGATTTTCTTGACTTTACCGCTTCAAATGTTCTGCTTCCAATTAGTGGTATAGGTGGAGCGATATTTGTTGGATATTTTATGAAAAGAGAGGCACTTTATGTGCTATTTAGTCCATATATGAGTGACTTTGTATTTAGTGCGTGGTATTTTTTATTAAGATATGTGGCGCCAGTTTGCGTCTTTATCATCATGATAAATAAATTGTTTTTTTAA